The window TAAAGCTGCCATATTTCCCTTTGCCCGATGACACAATCGACCAATTGCAAGCCGTTACAATTACCTGTTTTTTTCAGAGGCATAGTAACGCTCGATGCCTTCCCGAACGTCATTCCGTAATTCATCGTCGTCCCAAGGCTTGTTGTGGAATTTGTATATTTCGCCTTTGTTAACAGCCTCGGTAATAGTGTTTAGGTCGGCATAGCCGGAAATAATCATTCGTACCGTTCGCGGGTGCATGATTTTAACGCGCGACAAAAACTCCGTACCGGTCATATCGGGCATGCGTTGATCGCAAATAATCACCATGACAGGATGATTGGCCAATAACTCTAGTGCTTCTCCACCACTGCCGGCCGTCAAAATTTCATAATCATCCCGCCACAAGCAGCGCTTCAGCGCCGACATGATATAGGGTTCGTCATCCACGATAAGCACCTGCGGTTTTTGTTCATCCGAGGGGAAACGCAGTATAGTTCCGGCCTGCAATAACTGCCGAATCTCAGCGCTGGGCAAGGGCCGGCTGAAATAATAGCCCTGTAGCTGATCACAGCGCAGCCTTCTCAGGTAAGTGGTTTGCCCCTGGGTTTCCACCCCTTCCGCTATGACGGCCAGGCCCATGCTGTGCGCCATCGCGATGGTGGCTTGCACAATCACCGCATCGTTGGCATCGGTGATGACATTGTCGATAAAGCTTTTATCTATCTTGAGCTTGTCCACCGAGAATTGTTTGAGGTAGGAAAGCGAAGAATAGCCGGTGCCGAAATCGTCAATCGACAGATGGATACTGAGATCCTTCAGCTGTTTCAGCAGCGTCAGGGTCTCGGCTACATTCGTCATCAACAAGCTTTCGGTAAGTTCCAATTCAATATAATGGGCCGGCAAATCGGTGTCAGCGAATAACTGCTTTAGCAAATCGACCAAGCCACCCGCCTGCATTTGTATGGCGGAGACATTGACAGCAACGGTAAACCCCTCAGGGATTAGGCCGGCATCGCGCCATTCCTTGGTTTGCGATACGGCCCGCTTGATAATCCAATCTCCCAAGGGCACGATCAAGCCGGACTCTTCCGCCAAGGGGATAAATTTATTCGGCGGCAAAAATCCTTCACGCGGGTGATTCCAGCGCACCAAGGCTTCCAGGCCAATGACTTTTCCGCTGGTAAGATCGACCTGAGGCTGGTAATGAAGCTCAAATTGTTCGCGCTCGACCGCGTGGCGCATGTCGTTGGTCAGCGCAATTCTGGTCAGTAACAGCTCATTCATGTCCTGTTTGAAGAAACGAAAGCCAGACGCTTTATCGGCTTTGGCGTGATTTAAAGCTATCCCGGCGCGCTGCACCAATTCGCTGGCCGATTTAGCGTCCGAGGGATAAAAACTGATCCCGATCTTGGCTTCCAGATGGATTTCGTGCTGGGCTAAAACCACTGCTTCCGTGACCGCCGCTCTCACCGTTTCAGCGAGTTGTTCGGCTGCCGAGGGGCCGTTGATGTCCGAACAGGCAATATTGAAATTATCCTTGGCCATGCGGGTGACAAGGCCTTCGCTACCTGCGGCCTTAACCAAACGATTGGCAATGATTTTCAAGGTTTGGTCGCCAATTTCGTAACCGTAGGTATCATCGATCATGTGGAAATTTTCAATATCCAAACGCAAAACCGCAATATCGTGATGCTGATGCTCGGCTTGCGCGATGGCTGACGACAACAGGTCTTCGAAGAAAAATTGATTCGGCAAACCGGTGACCGGGTCGTACCGCGATAATTGTACGATGCGGTCCTGCATCTGCCGAGTTTCCGTCAAATCGTTGATGATGGCCACAAATAACGGAGGTTGATCATCGATTAATTCCAGATGAACTTCAACCGGATACTCGCTACCGTCTTTACGTCGATGGATGGTTGAAAAATCGCAGCGACTCTTGCTGCCCGCACGCAGCGGCGCGCACAACAGTTCAAACGCTTCCAAGGTTAACTCGGGTGTGATATCCAACGGCGTCATCCCTTCGAGCTCTTGGCTTGAATAACCAAGATTGTCCCGCCCGCCCTGGTTAACATCAATAAACCGCAGTGTTCGGCTATCGAAAATATGAATTTCATTGGTGGAGCGGGCCAACACCTGGCTGAAACGGGCGGCCTTTTTCTCGACACGCTTGCGTTGGACGATGCGCCAGAGGGCATTGGCTATCAGTTGAACCGTTTCGACATCCAGCCCCGTATACTCGCTCGATCTGTTCCCTACACCGGTTAACATCAGCACTTTGCCATTCTCGATTACCGGCACGGTAATCAGGCGACGCAGTTCGGGTTGCGTTTCAGAAAAACCATCTTCAGGAGGCTGTCGTAAAAGCCCCCTCTCCTCGCCGGAGAGGGTTGGGGTGAGGGGGATAGTATAAGATAAAGCATTGATTTGCATACCCTCACCCTGCCCTCTCCCGAGGGGAGAGGGTTCAGTATCGGCTTTTACGACAACCTCTTTAGGGAGATGGACCGGGTAATCATTGAAAACCGCCGGTTCGCGGCTTCTGACAGACTCGGCCAAGATACCGGCCTGAGCCAGAGCAATGCGCTTCTCTGCGAACCTGTGGCCCTTTGATTCCGGAGTGCCATGGGATTGAGCCACCAGCTCCATACTGTCTTCGTCAACATTGATGAAGTACACAAAAGCCAGCTGGCTAGAGGTCAGATCCTCCGCCAGAACCATACCCCGCTGCATGAATTCCATTTCGTTTAAGTCTTCCGATGCCTTTGGCAGTTCCAACAAAGCTTGCGCACGCCGGGCCTGTAAAATCAGCTTTTGTTCGTTCTCTATACGCTGAGTGACATCAACACCAACACCATCCCAAACCACGCTGCCATCGGCTTGCTGTTTTGGGCTGGACTGAAAAGCAATCCAGCGCTGGCGGCCGCCGGGCGGATTGAACAACACGCTGCCTTTGTAGACTTTTAATTCTCTTAAGCATTCGGCTTCCGCTTCCCGGTATTGCTGAAGCGACTCGGGCGCCATTTGCGCAAAGAACGGATTGATGTCGTCGATCAGTTGCGCGGGTTTCAGCCCGTGCAATTTCTCCACCCCGGCGCTAATGTATTGCAGAGCAGCCCGCCCGTCCTGCCAGATTTGGTAACGATACACATAACCATCGGGCAGATTATCGCCCATCACCCGCAATTGATGCTCCCGCTCCCGCAAAGCCTGCTCGGCTTCGACGCGTGCGGTGATGTTATTCAACAAGCCATCGAAGGAATCCACTTCGCCCTGTTCGTTACGGCTTAGTCGGGTAAATTCATCGATCCAGAGCCAATGGCCGTCACCGTGCAATAGGCGGTATTCCTGATGATATTCGTCCGGGCCATGGGCAATATGTTCAGCGACTTCGGCTTCGATCCGAAACCGGTCTTCGGGCGGGAGCAAATCCAGATACTTCACTTTGCCCAAGCGCAAATCCTCCGGACGATAACCCCAATCCGAGATATTGGCACTGACATAACTCACCGGCCAATCCTCAGTGTTGCGCCAGGTAATTGCAACCACCGGAGACCGGCAGACAATGGAGTCCAAGTGTTGCAACTCGGCGGTGTGCAGCTCAATCAACTGCTCGAAATGATGATTCAGGCGGCTAAGTTCCAAATGCGTGCGTATCCGCGCCCGAACTTCATCAATATCAAAAGGCTTGGTAATGTAATCGGCGGCACCAATCGAGAAGCCGCGCACTTTGTCCACCGTTTTATCAACCACGCTGACGAATAACACCGGTATCCGGTTACCTACGGCTGTTGCCTTGATGCGCCGACACACTTCATACCCGTCCATTTCCGGCATCAGGATGTCAAGTAGCACCACATCGGGCGGATGGGGGCCCAGCACTATTTCGACGGCTTTGCGGCCGTTGTTGGCTACCCGGATGCGGTATTCCTCCTTTAGGGCCTCGGCCAACTCGTGGATATTCTCCGGCATATCGTCAACCAACAGCAGTGCCGGCCGCTCCGCCCTGATCAACATCTGTTCGTTTAAGGACATCAGCGGCTTGCGGCGATATTGGCGCAATTCCAGTTGCGTCAGTATCCGCTGTTTCAGCAGGTCGGGATTAATCGGTTTGGTGATGTAATCGGCAGCGCCCAACTTAAGGCCGGCGGCCTCGTCAGCGGTTTCCGACAAGGCCGTGACGAAGATCACCGGAATATCGGCCGTCATCGGATCGGTCTTCAGCCGCCGCAACACTTCGTAACCGTCCATGCCCGGCATTTTAATGTCCAGCAATACTAGATCCGGGCCTGGGGCGCGTGTCGCCAGTTCCAGCGCTTTTTCGCCGTTGGTCGCGGCAAGAATGGCATAGTCTTCGCGTAGAATGCTCAGTAAAGCATGCAGGTTTTCATTGACGTCATCGACGATCAAAATACTCGGTTTGCTGTTATTCGTCTGGGACATGTTAGTTTCGCTGATCTAGTGATGGTCCAGCCAACAGGCGTTGTTGTACCGCAACCAACAGGGCTATGGCTTGATCTATGTTAAACGCATCGACCTCGGCGGCAATCTTGGCGAAATCGGCTTCGAATTCACTAGCCGCCGTACCCTGGCGCAAATCGCCGATCAACGCTTCGGCTGCGCCTAAATCAGTTTCCAAAACAGCCATTAGCCGGGTAATTTTAGCGTTCACGGCATCGGCGGACAGCCGTTTTGTCGGCAATGCGGCCGGCGCCGGCGGTGCGGCAAGACTATCGATGTCGGTCATCACCTGTTGCAGTAAATTGCGCAACTGCTCCATGTTTTCTGCGGCCGGCCTTTGCTTTTGTTTAAGCCCGGCATCAATGCCGGCGACGCACTCGTAAAACGCGTTGGCACCGATATTGCCGGCCACGCCTTTCAAGGAATGACAATAATTTTCAGCGGCTGTGAGATTGTCGGTCTGTAATATACGCTGTAATTCGTCAACTGCGTTGGCGTAATGTTCGCGAAAGCGCCTGAGTTGTTTACGGTAAGCGGTTTCCTTTCCGCCGATGCGGCGAATACCCTCGCTGACTTGCAAACTTTGCAAGCCCAATAATTCGGGAGAACAAACCACCCGTGCCGGCGCATCATCGACCAGATAAGTCTCGGGCAGAACAACGGTGGAAACGACAGGCAGCCATTTTGCCAAACAGGAAAACAAGCTTTGCGGTTCAACCGGTTTGGTAATGTGGTCGTTCATGCCGGCCGCCCGACTTTCTTCGGCATCGCGGGCCATTGCCAACGCAGTCATGGCGATGATCGGCAAGCTGGCGAAGCGCTCTCCCCCCGCTTGCCCGGCCAAAGCGCGAATCCGCCGCGTTGCCTCCAGACCGTCCATCACCGGCATCTGGATGTCCATCAATATGCAATCGTACTGGTACCGCTGCACCATCGCCAATGCTTCCTCCCCATTCACCGCCTCATCCGCCTCGATATTCATACTGCGCAGCAATTCGACAGCAAATTCGCGATTGATGGCGTTATCTTCCACCAATAAGACGTGGCGGCCAAGCAAATTCGGCGGCGCCTGAGCGGCGGCATACTGCGATTCCTGCCTTTCGAGGACGTCGCCCCGCCCCAATGCCGACAGCATACTATCCAACAGCGACGACGGCGAAACCGGCTTGATCAGAAAACCGTCTACTCCGGCTTGGTGAGCCAGCGACATCACGTCTTCGCGGCCGTATGCCGTGATCATGATCACCTTAGGTTGCAGCACAATTGCCGCATCGGCATGAATTCGCCTAGTGGCTTCGTCGCCATTCATGCCGGGCATCCGCCAGTCCATCAACACCAGATCGAAAGGATGGTCGGCGGCGGTTTCCAGCAAACGAATCGCGCTGGCGCCATCGCCGGCCAAACTGACATCCAATTGAAAGAAACGTAACATTTCCGCGAGAATTTCTCGGGAAATTTCGTTGTCGTCCACTACCAAGACGCGGATGCCTTTCAGTAAAGACCCGGTCTGATCCAACAATTCCCGGCGGCGCGCCTCGGCCTGTTGGGCAATTTGCAGTTGCACCGTGCAACAAATAGTCGTGCCTTGTCCGGGTTGTGAATCTTCCAGCCAGATCCTGCCGCCCATCAGTTCCACCAGGTGTTTGCTGATTGCCAATCCCAATCCGGTGCCGCCGAACTTCCGAGTAGTGGACTGATCGGCCTGGGTAAACTTCTGAAATATCCGCCCTTGCAGCTCCCGATCCATACCGATGCCTGTATCGCGAACCGAAATCTGTAAGATGATCGCGTCGGCCTTTTTGCTGAGCATCCGGAACGCCAATTCCACTTCCCCGCGTTCGGTGAATTTGATGGCATTGCCGCACAGATTGAACAGCACCTGTTTTAAGCGCAGTGGATCGCCTCGCAGGGTGGCAGGGATATTCACATCGTAGCGAATTAAAAACTCCACGCCTTTTTGCTCAGCCTGTAGTCCGATAGCGTCTGTGAGTTGTTCCAGCACTCTATCCAGAGCAAATTCGGTGGACTCAACCTCCAGCTTACCGGCTTCGATTTTGGAAAAATCCAGAATGTCGTTGATGATACCCAACAGCGAATGCGCGGCGCTCTGCGCCTTCGTCAAATGGTTATGCAAGGTTGAGGGTAAATCCTGCTTCAGCGCCAAATACAACATGCCCAAAATCGCATTCATCGGTGTGCGGATTTCGTGGCTCATATTGGCCAGGAATTGACTCTTCGCCAGCGTAGCGGCTTCCGCAGCCTGCCGGGCTTGTTCCAGCTCTACGGTGCGCGCCGCCACTAGCTCTTCCAGATGGTGGCGATAAGAATCCAGTTCGACCTCTACCCGTTTTTTCTCGGTAATATCCTCCTTGATGGCCAGATAGTGAGTGACGGCACCGTCCGCTTGCCGTACCGGCGTAATCTGTGCCCATTCGATGTATTCGCTGCCGTCCTTGCGGCGGTTAATCAATTCGCCGGACCAGCTTTTACCCTGGGTCAGGGTATTCCACATTTCGTCGTAAGTGGCTTGACCGGTGTGTCCGGATTGCAGGATCCGCGGATTTTGGCGGATGGCTTCCTCGCGGCTGTAGCCGGTGACCGTAGTAAAATGCTGATTAACGTACTCGATTTCCGCTTGCAGATTGGTGATGACGATGCTGTTGGGGCTTTGCTCCACCGCAAGCCACAGTTTGCGTAGCTCCGCTTCCGCCTGTTTCAGTTCGGTAATGTCGGTAATCACTGCCACTCGACAGTTACGCTCGGAAAAATGGATGTCGTGCGAACGCACGATGATGTCGATCACCCGGCCGTCTTTGAGGATATGCTGCCACTCGCCGATATAGGCAAATCCGCGCAGTCCGGCAGCCAGGGTGGTAATGGCCTGTTTCTGTTGGTCCGGGAACAGATCGGTGAGTTTTAGCGCGGTGATTTCCGCTTGGCTGTAGCCATATAACTGGTTAAAGGCATCGTTCACGGCAACCATGGCCAGTGTGCCGCGCTCGTAGATCAACATCGGTGCCGGATTGTGGTCGAAGAGATGGCGGAACTGCTGTTCAATCTGCTTGCGTTCGGTAATGTCGGACCAGATCAGGGACAAATAATTGCGGCCTCTGATCTCAATCACTTTTATGCTGACATGGACATTCAACAAAGTGCCGTTCTTGTGGCGGCGTAAGGTATCGAATTGCGCACCGCCGGCTTGCATGAAATCGTCTGCTATCTGGCGCACCTGGGCGGCGTCGAATTCCCCCTGTATATCAGGCAGGCGCAAGCAGGCGAATTCCTCGCGGCTATAACCCAAGTGTTGGCAGGCCGCATCATTGAATTCGATGAATTCGAAAGTTTCAGCATCGATCAGGGTAATCGCGTCGGTGGCCTGCGAGACGATGGCACTGAAAATCCGCTCGCGATTTCTGGCTTTTTCCTCGATGATCCGGCGTTTTATAAAACTACTCACCCGTTCCGCCACGGCATCGAGCAAGAGTCGTTCTTCGCCCAAACACTGATCGTCCAGTCCGGGCTGCGATTGCGGATGAGCGACCGAAATGCTGCCGGAGGCTACACCGTCGATTTGAATGGGCGCGGTCAGCAAGCCGGTAGGATGTTTGAAATGGCCGCTGAAATAGCTTTGGCCTTCCCATTCCATGCGGAAGGCAGTTGCTTCGGGACAAAGCCAGCCGGCAGGCAATAGGTCAACAACAAGCTGTAGCACCTCCGGCAACGGCTTTTCTAAATCCTCGGTGGCGCGAAAAACCGCGTGCAGACATTTTTGTTCCTTGATGCGCTCGTTTAAGGCGATCTGCGTTGCATGCAGTTGGGTAATGTCTCGGGCCATACCCAGCACGCCGATCAATTTGCCGTCGCTGGAATTAACCGGGGTTTTAATGGTTTCGTAGAGTACTTTATGCTTGCCGTCGTCATGGGTTACCCAGTCCTGATTGCGAATAGGTTCGCCGGCAGCGATGG of the Methylomonas sp. MK1 genome contains:
- a CDS encoding PAS domain S-box protein; this translates as MREAMAPAWLRWIAAAGLYILTARLALLYFAPNGSASVFFIASGLALAAILLGGRHYVWAIFIGALALNVWQGKALLSATSISIGSTFGAWSGAWLLQRVRGFDQSLKTLRDYLVLISLGGVVACSLTAAIGVLTLFVAGFIGEEAVLSALLHWWMGDTLGVILVTPLILVWANSSCQVQGVKQFSEALLIIALNFLVGQLVFLDWFHDSLGAYAKSYWIFLFVSWAAVRLGSRATTLILVVTATQAMFGLVWRRSGLADPSLGDSHEINYWFFMVVLSVVGMALACYFSERQRALETLADKEDLLRTLLKAMPDKIWLKDPNGVYLLCNPSFEPLFGKPEHVIVGKTDYDFVSREQADTYREQDFRAIAAGEPIRNQDWVTHDDGKHKVLYETIKTPVNSSDGKLIGVLGMARDITQLHATQIALNERIKEQKCLHAVFRATEDLEKPLPEVLQLVVDLLPAGWLCPEATAFRMEWEGQSYFSGHFKHPTGLLTAPIQIDGVASGSISVAHPQSQPGLDDQCLGEERLLLDAVAERVSSFIKRRIIEEKARNRERIFSAIVSQATDAITLIDAETFEFIEFNDAACQHLGYSREEFACLRLPDIQGEFDAAQVRQIADDFMQAGGAQFDTLRRHKNGTLLNVHVSIKVIEIRGRNYLSLIWSDITERKQIEQQFRHLFDHNPAPMLIYERGTLAMVAVNDAFNQLYGYSQAEITALKLTDLFPDQQKQAITTLAAGLRGFAYIGEWQHILKDGRVIDIIVRSHDIHFSERNCRVAVITDITELKQAEAELRKLWLAVEQSPNSIVITNLQAEIEYVNQHFTTVTGYSREEAIRQNPRILQSGHTGQATYDEMWNTLTQGKSWSGELINRRKDGSEYIEWAQITPVRQADGAVTHYLAIKEDITEKKRVEVELDSYRHHLEELVAARTVELEQARQAAEAATLAKSQFLANMSHEIRTPMNAILGMLYLALKQDLPSTLHNHLTKAQSAAHSLLGIINDILDFSKIEAGKLEVESTEFALDRVLEQLTDAIGLQAEQKGVEFLIRYDVNIPATLRGDPLRLKQVLFNLCGNAIKFTERGEVELAFRMLSKKADAIILQISVRDTGIGMDRELQGRIFQKFTQADQSTTRKFGGTGLGLAISKHLVELMGGRIWLEDSQPGQGTTICCTVQLQIAQQAEARRRELLDQTGSLLKGIRVLVVDDNEISREILAEMLRFFQLDVSLAGDGASAIRLLETAADHPFDLVLMDWRMPGMNGDEATRRIHADAAIVLQPKVIMITAYGREDVMSLAHQAGVDGFLIKPVSPSSLLDSMLSALGRGDVLERQESQYAAAQAPPNLLGRHVLLVEDNAINREFAVELLRSMNIEADEAVNGEEALAMVQRYQYDCILMDIQMPVMDGLEATRRIRALAGQAGGERFASLPIIAMTALAMARDAEESRAAGMNDHITKPVEPQSLFSCLAKWLPVVSTVVLPETYLVDDAPARVVCSPELLGLQSLQVSEGIRRIGGKETAYRKQLRRFREHYANAVDELQRILQTDNLTAAENYCHSLKGVAGNIGANAFYECVAGIDAGLKQKQRPAAENMEQLRNLLQQVMTDIDSLAAPPAPAALPTKRLSADAVNAKITRLMAVLETDLGAAEALIGDLRQGTAASEFEADFAKIAAEVDAFNIDQAIALLVAVQQRLLAGPSLDQRN
- a CDS encoding response regulator, producing MSQTNNSKPSILIVDDVNENLHALLSILREDYAILAATNGEKALELATRAPGPDLVLLDIKMPGMDGYEVLRRLKTDPMTADIPVIFVTALSETADEAAGLKLGAADYITKPINPDLLKQRILTQLELRQYRRKPLMSLNEQMLIRAERPALLLVDDMPENIHELAEALKEEYRIRVANNGRKAVEIVLGPHPPDVVLLDILMPEMDGYEVCRRIKATAVGNRIPVLFVSVVDKTVDKVRGFSIGAADYITKPFDIDEVRARIRTHLELSRLNHHFEQLIELHTAELQHLDSIVCRSPVVAITWRNTEDWPVSYVSANISDWGYRPEDLRLGKVKYLDLLPPEDRFRIEAEVAEHIAHGPDEYHQEYRLLHGDGHWLWIDEFTRLSRNEQGEVDSFDGLLNNITARVEAEQALREREHQLRVMGDNLPDGYVYRYQIWQDGRAALQYISAGVEKLHGLKPAQLIDDINPFFAQMAPESLQQYREAEAECLRELKVYKGSVLFNPPGGRQRWIAFQSSPKQQADGSVVWDGVGVDVTQRIENEQKLILQARRAQALLELPKASEDLNEMEFMQRGMVLAEDLTSSQLAFVYFINVDEDSMELVAQSHGTPESKGHRFAEKRIALAQAGILAESVRSREPAVFNDYPVHLPKEVVVKADTEPSPLGRGQGEGMQINALSYTIPLTPTLSGEERGLLRQPPEDGFSETQPELRRLITVPVIENGKVLMLTGVGNRSSEYTGLDVETVQLIANALWRIVQRKRVEKKAARFSQVLARSTNEIHIFDSRTLRFIDVNQGGRDNLGYSSQELEGMTPLDITPELTLEAFELLCAPLRAGSKSRCDFSTIHRRKDGSEYPVEVHLELIDDQPPLFVAIINDLTETRQMQDRIVQLSRYDPVTGLPNQFFFEDLLSSAIAQAEHQHHDIAVLRLDIENFHMIDDTYGYEIGDQTLKIIANRLVKAAGSEGLVTRMAKDNFNIACSDINGPSAAEQLAETVRAAVTEAVVLAQHEIHLEAKIGISFYPSDAKSASELVQRAGIALNHAKADKASGFRFFKQDMNELLLTRIALTNDMRHAVEREQFELHYQPQVDLTSGKVIGLEALVRWNHPREGFLPPNKFIPLAEESGLIVPLGDWIIKRAVSQTKEWRDAGLIPEGFTVAVNVSAIQMQAGGLVDLLKQLFADTDLPAHYIELELTESLLMTNVAETLTLLKQLKDLSIHLSIDDFGTGYSSLSYLKQFSVDKLKIDKSFIDNVITDANDAVIVQATIAMAHSMGLAVIAEGVETQGQTTYLRRLRCDQLQGYYFSRPLPSAEIRQLLQAGTILRFPSDEQKPQVLIVDDEPYIMSALKRCLWRDDYEILTAGSGGEALELLANHPVMVIICDQRMPDMTGTEFLSRVKIMHPRTVRMIISGYADLNTITEAVNKGEIYKFHNKPWDDDELRNDVREGIERYYASEKNR